The Kitasatospora sp. NBC_00374 genome has a segment encoding these proteins:
- a CDS encoding LysR family transcriptional regulator, with the protein MNDPGQDLELRLVRYFTVVAAHQHFGRAAADLHVAQPALSRQIQRLEKHLGARLLDRTPQGTQLTPAGQKFLPRAQALLQAAHQAEQAVREQANTERITIGYVEDLVITAAVRELRRRHPDAEIVTRYLSCRDVGALPDKRVDALIARTPLPLAADDVFTTPLYEEPRMLVVPRGHPLAGRASVTAEELAGEKAAPCAFETADWTSYRILGADVPTIESYEDKLELIASGRAIAVLPVGDRRSSLRPNLVTVPVEGAPPSQVVLVSRKGDPNPMIRNLRLAAKAVLTTPAA; encoded by the coding sequence GTGAACGATCCCGGACAGGACCTGGAACTACGGCTGGTGCGCTACTTCACCGTGGTGGCGGCGCACCAACACTTCGGCCGGGCCGCCGCCGACCTGCACGTGGCCCAGCCGGCGCTGAGCCGCCAGATCCAACGGCTCGAGAAGCATCTCGGCGCACGACTGCTGGACCGCACACCCCAGGGCACCCAGCTCACTCCGGCCGGCCAGAAGTTCCTCCCCCGGGCCCAAGCCCTGCTGCAGGCCGCCCACCAGGCCGAGCAGGCCGTGCGTGAACAAGCCAACACCGAACGAATCACCATCGGCTACGTCGAAGACCTGGTGATCACTGCCGCCGTACGGGAACTGCGCCGCCGTCACCCTGACGCCGAGATCGTCACCCGCTACCTGAGCTGCCGCGATGTCGGGGCGCTGCCAGACAAGCGCGTCGACGCCCTGATCGCGCGGACCCCGCTGCCACTCGCCGCCGACGACGTGTTCACCACCCCGCTGTACGAGGAGCCCCGGATGCTCGTGGTCCCGCGCGGCCATCCCTTGGCCGGCCGCGCGTCGGTGACCGCGGAAGAACTGGCCGGCGAGAAGGCGGCGCCGTGCGCGTTCGAGACCGCGGACTGGACTTCCTACCGGATCCTCGGGGCCGACGTACCGACGATCGAGAGCTACGAGGACAAGCTCGAACTCATCGCGAGTGGCAGGGCGATCGCCGTGCTACCGGTCGGCGATCGGCGTAGCTCACTGCGTCCCAACCTCGTCACCGTCCCGGTCGAGGGCGCTCCCCCCAGCCAGGTCGTCCTGGTCAGCCGCAAGGGCGACCCGAATCCGATGATCAGGAATCTCCGGCTGGCGGCCAAGGCCGTCCTGACCACCCCGGCAGCCTGA
- a CDS encoding NADP-dependent oxidoreductase — MKAIQFHEAGGPEVLQYDEVPVPGIGPGEVLVRVHAVGINPPDWYLREGLKVMPAEMRPALEFPLIPGTDMSGVVQAVAPDVLGFAVGDEVFGMLRFPGFDGRTYAEYVAAPASDLAHKPAGIDHVQAAGAPMAVLTAWQYLVDLGHDVPSPFTGQVHQPVPITPGMTVLVNGAAGGVGHFAVQLAKWKGARVIGVASGRHEQFLRKLGADEFIDYTRTQAADVVSGVDLVIDTVGGPDGSRLLTVLKRGGTMLPVFFAQYDPEETASLGITVSNIQVRSNGPQLAEIGRLFDEGKLQVGVDSTYPLPEAGSAHTRAAQGHIQGKIVLTVVS; from the coding sequence ATGAAGGCGATTCAGTTCCACGAAGCGGGCGGGCCGGAAGTTCTGCAGTATGACGAGGTGCCGGTTCCCGGGATCGGCCCGGGCGAGGTGCTCGTCCGGGTGCACGCGGTGGGCATCAACCCGCCGGACTGGTACCTGCGTGAGGGGCTGAAGGTCATGCCGGCCGAGATGAGGCCGGCCCTGGAGTTTCCCCTGATCCCCGGAACGGACATGTCGGGCGTGGTTCAGGCGGTCGCTCCGGACGTGCTGGGGTTTGCCGTCGGTGACGAGGTCTTCGGCATGCTGCGGTTCCCCGGGTTCGACGGCCGGACGTACGCCGAGTACGTGGCCGCGCCGGCTTCGGACCTGGCTCACAAGCCGGCCGGTATCGACCACGTGCAGGCGGCTGGGGCGCCGATGGCCGTGCTTACGGCCTGGCAGTACCTGGTTGATCTCGGCCACGACGTGCCGTCTCCTTTCACCGGCCAGGTGCACCAGCCGGTGCCGATCACGCCAGGGATGACCGTGCTGGTCAACGGGGCCGCCGGTGGAGTGGGCCACTTCGCGGTGCAGCTGGCGAAATGGAAGGGGGCACGCGTGATCGGGGTGGCCTCGGGCCGACACGAGCAGTTCCTGCGCAAGCTCGGCGCTGATGAGTTCATCGACTACACCAGGACGCAGGCCGCGGACGTGGTCAGCGGTGTCGACCTGGTGATCGACACCGTAGGTGGCCCGGACGGCTCACGCCTCCTGACCGTGCTCAAGCGCGGCGGCACGATGCTTCCGGTGTTCTTCGCCCAGTACGACCCGGAAGAGACAGCGAGTCTGGGCATCACAGTCTCGAACATCCAGGTGCGTTCCAACGGCCCCCAGCTCGCCGAGATCGGGCGCCTGTTCGACGAGGGCAAGCTGCAGGTCGGGGTGGACAGCACCTACCCGCTGCCCGAGGCGGGCAGCGCACACACGCGAGCCGCGCAGGGCCACATCCAAGGCAAGATCGTGCTGACGGTGGTCTCGTGA
- a CDS encoding nuclear transport factor 2 family protein → MIAELQQAVANYAHALDELNVPELEAVLTEDTTWTFTMPGQGVLGPVAGRAAVLDFIRDGYTAQTGRVRHHLGNVVVTATDAATAEVRAYLVQTRNTGESIQMISTGVYTFGLCRSDGGWRIAELTLTLDNAF, encoded by the coding sequence GTGATCGCCGAACTCCAGCAGGCGGTGGCGAACTACGCCCACGCCCTGGACGAGCTGAATGTGCCCGAGCTGGAGGCGGTCCTGACCGAAGACACCACCTGGACCTTCACGATGCCCGGACAGGGAGTGCTCGGCCCGGTCGCCGGACGCGCGGCGGTGCTCGACTTCATCCGTGACGGGTACACGGCCCAGACCGGAAGGGTGCGGCACCACCTGGGCAATGTCGTGGTCACGGCCACGGACGCCGCCACCGCTGAGGTGCGGGCCTATCTGGTGCAGACGAGGAACACCGGCGAGAGCATCCAGATGATCTCGACCGGGGTCTACACGTTCGGCCTGTGCCGGTCCGACGGTGGGTGGCGGATCGCCGAGCTCACCCTGACGCTGGACAACGCCTTTTAG
- a CDS encoding LysR family transcriptional regulator — translation MQLDLNLLAALDALLEEGSVAGAAARLHVTAPAMSRSLGRIRRTTGDQILVRTGRTMTPTPYAIAVREQVHELLHQVQGVLAPSRELDLATLERTFTLRWHDSLVALSGPALLAAVRGQAPGVRLRFVAESSIDTPELRRGEVDLEANANRPSAPDIRAENVGETRLVIVVRQGHPLTRVRAVTAERYAAAEHITVSRRGNLGNALDDALARLGLTRRVVATAPTEAAALEFARGSDLLISVPEATTRSAVADLGLVVLPLPLELPSAPIYLSWHQRYDTDHAHAWLRGLARTALATCGAS, via the coding sequence ATGCAATTGGATTTGAACCTGCTCGCCGCGCTCGACGCGCTGCTGGAGGAGGGAAGTGTGGCCGGGGCGGCCGCGCGCCTGCACGTCACCGCCCCCGCGATGAGCCGGAGTCTGGGCCGAATCCGGCGCACGACCGGGGATCAGATCCTGGTGCGCACCGGCCGCACGATGACCCCGACGCCGTACGCGATCGCCGTCCGGGAACAGGTGCACGAGCTGCTGCACCAGGTCCAGGGGGTGCTGGCACCGAGCCGTGAACTAGATCTGGCAACGCTGGAGCGCACGTTCACACTCCGCTGGCACGACTCCCTGGTTGCCTTGAGCGGCCCCGCACTGCTCGCGGCCGTACGCGGACAGGCGCCGGGCGTGCGATTGCGCTTCGTCGCGGAATCGAGCATCGACACCCCCGAGTTGCGGCGCGGCGAGGTCGACCTGGAGGCGAACGCCAACCGCCCGAGCGCACCGGACATCCGTGCCGAGAACGTGGGCGAGACCCGCCTCGTCATCGTCGTGCGGCAGGGGCATCCCCTCACCCGCGTCAGGGCCGTGACCGCAGAGCGGTACGCCGCCGCCGAGCACATCACCGTCTCGCGACGCGGGAACCTCGGCAACGCCCTCGACGACGCCCTCGCGCGGCTCGGCCTCACCCGCCGCGTGGTGGCGACCGCGCCCACGGAAGCGGCCGCGCTGGAGTTCGCGCGCGGCTCCGATCTCCTGATCAGCGTCCCCGAGGCCACCACGCGGTCCGCGGTCGCCGACCTCGGCCTGGTCGTGCTCCCCCTCCCGCTCGAACTGCCGTCGGCACCGATATACCTGTCGTGGCATCAGCGCTACGACACCGACCACGCCCACGCCTGGCTGCGCGGGCTGGCGCGAACCGCGCTGGCCACGTGCGGAGCGTCGTAG
- a CDS encoding 3'(2'),5'-bisphosphate nucleotidase CysQ, whose translation MSETLQTTDVAALDADLLAQTAIAVRAAGSALRERFGEVVRYQTREELMRALAANDDTALDILRPRLTSLRPDAGWVEDELDGGALPPGEWWVVDPAEGNVNHLHALPEWAVTATLVRDNQPVLTAVHLPLTGETYTALTGAGAHLDGRPLHVSRTADLGLSIVATSQARPDEDEKVVRRVGSSITAMLFDALVVRAAVPATLHLLNVAAGRIDAFWQFAGARADLLPGALLVTEAGGQISDAEGRPWTPQSESFLAAAPGVHAEAVATLSR comes from the coding sequence ATGTCCGAAACGCTTCAGACCACTGACGTCGCCGCCTTGGACGCCGACCTGCTCGCCCAGACCGCGATCGCCGTGCGCGCGGCCGGTTCGGCGCTGCGCGAGCGCTTCGGCGAGGTGGTCCGCTACCAGACCCGCGAAGAGCTGATGCGCGCGCTCGCCGCCAACGACGACACGGCCCTCGACATCCTGCGCCCCCGCCTCACGAGCCTGCGCCCGGACGCCGGCTGGGTGGAGGACGAACTGGACGGCGGGGCGCTGCCGCCCGGCGAATGGTGGGTCGTGGATCCGGCCGAAGGAAACGTCAACCACCTGCACGCCCTTCCGGAGTGGGCGGTCACCGCCACCCTCGTGCGCGACAACCAGCCGGTGCTCACCGCGGTCCACCTGCCGTTGACCGGCGAGACCTACACCGCGCTCACCGGCGCGGGCGCCCACCTCGACGGCCGGCCGCTGCACGTCTCCCGGACCGCGGACCTCGGCCTGAGCATCGTGGCCACCAGCCAGGCCCGGCCCGACGAGGACGAGAAGGTCGTGCGACGCGTCGGCTCCTCGATCACTGCGATGCTCTTCGACGCGCTCGTCGTCCGCGCCGCCGTGCCCGCGACCCTGCACCTGCTGAACGTGGCCGCCGGCCGGATCGACGCCTTCTGGCAGTTCGCCGGCGCCCGCGCGGACCTGCTCCCCGGAGCGCTGCTCGTCACCGAGGCCGGCGGACAGATCTCCGACGCCGAGGGCCGCCCCTGGACCCCGCAGAGCGAAAGCTTCCTGGCCGCCGCGCCCGGCGTCCACGCCGAAGCCGTCGCCACGCTCTCCCGCTGA
- a CDS encoding NADPH-dependent F420 reductase yields MTTIAVLGNGRVGGNLAAALVRAGHEVTVADRTPGAAADAARTARIVINATPGNGSLDRLVALREELRDKILVDVSNATTDGPDGLPADLIYPGSSLAEQLQEALPETRVVKTLNTMLFPVMTAPATLTQTPTAFLSGEDPQAKQTVRELLIDLGWRKEWITDLGGIQTARATEAAILFVPHVIRSSGFVPFAISIAR; encoded by the coding sequence ATGACCACGATCGCAGTTCTCGGAAACGGACGCGTCGGCGGCAACCTGGCCGCGGCCCTCGTCCGGGCAGGGCATGAGGTGACCGTGGCGGACCGCACGCCGGGCGCCGCCGCCGACGCCGCCCGCACAGCCCGCATCGTCATCAACGCCACCCCGGGCAACGGCTCGCTGGACCGGCTCGTCGCCCTGCGCGAGGAACTGCGTGACAAGATCCTCGTCGATGTCTCCAACGCCACCACCGACGGACCGGACGGACTGCCCGCCGACCTGATCTACCCCGGCTCGAGCCTCGCCGAACAGCTCCAGGAAGCGCTCCCCGAAACGCGCGTCGTCAAGACACTCAACACCATGCTCTTCCCGGTGATGACCGCACCGGCCACGCTCACCCAGACACCGACCGCGTTCCTCTCCGGCGAGGACCCGCAGGCCAAGCAGACCGTCCGTGAACTGCTCATCGACCTCGGCTGGCGCAAGGAGTGGATCACTGATCTCGGCGGGATCCAGACCGCCCGCGCCACGGAGGCCGCGATACTGTTCGTACCGCACGTGATTCGGTCCAGCGGATTCGTGCCCTTCGCGATCTCGATCGCCCGCTGA
- a CDS encoding TetR/AcrR family transcriptional regulator C-terminal domain-containing protein yields the protein MDDAHTVVWNRPERAAKGPAPSRTRAEITAAAIAIADAEGIEALSMRRVAKELGTGTASLYRYLASKDDLLDLMLDAVAAEDGGPPAPTGDWRGDLRTLAHRSRATIHRHPWMTSLAAGRPSLGPNSLDAIEHALAALDPLGFDIDVMITVVDTLQAFVRGYAIGELAQQEAVRRSGVGIQEWMDAHAPYLDKVVKSGRHPLLARVIRDAELPHAADSAERGFQLGLERLLDGWEANLPIRP from the coding sequence ATGGACGACGCTCACACGGTGGTCTGGAACCGGCCGGAGCGGGCCGCGAAAGGCCCCGCGCCCTCGCGCACCCGGGCGGAGATCACCGCCGCCGCCATCGCGATCGCCGACGCCGAGGGCATCGAGGCACTGTCCATGCGGCGCGTCGCCAAGGAACTGGGAACGGGCACAGCCTCGCTCTACCGCTACCTGGCATCCAAGGACGACCTGCTCGACCTCATGCTCGACGCCGTAGCGGCCGAAGACGGCGGCCCGCCTGCCCCCACCGGCGACTGGCGCGGCGACTTGCGGACACTGGCCCATCGCTCCCGGGCCACCATCCACCGGCATCCCTGGATGACCTCCCTCGCGGCAGGGCGCCCATCACTTGGCCCGAACTCCCTCGATGCCATCGAACACGCACTCGCCGCCCTCGATCCCCTCGGCTTCGACATCGACGTCATGATCACCGTCGTCGACACGCTGCAGGCCTTCGTCCGCGGCTACGCCATCGGCGAGCTCGCCCAGCAGGAAGCCGTCCGACGCTCCGGAGTCGGCATCCAGGAATGGATGGACGCCCACGCGCCCTACCTCGACAAAGTCGTCAAGAGCGGGCGCCATCCACTCCTCGCCCGGGTCATTCGTGATGCCGAGCTTCCCCACGCGGCCGACAGCGCCGAGCGCGGTTTCCAACTGGGACTCGAACGACTCCTCGACGGATGGGAGGCCAACCTCCCCATCCGGCCCTGA
- a CDS encoding FAD-dependent oxidoreductase, with the protein MTTPVTIIGAGLGGLTLARVLHLHGIPATIYEAETSADARTQGGQLDIHEYNGQLALEAAGLTDEFRAIIHEGGEALRVLDQHGAVLLDQPDDGTGGRPEVLRGDLRRILINSLPGEMIQWGHRVSSVRPLGDGRHELTFADGPTVTTGLLVGADGAWSRVRPLLSDAKPEYVGTSFIETYLYDADRRHPAAAKATGDGSLFAVTTGKGILGHREADAVLHTYVALNKPQEWIAAVLASPETAAAQVAAEFAGWAPELTALITDGETALAPRPISALPIGHRWDRVPGVTLLGDAAHLMSPFAGEGANLAMLDGAELGKAIAAHPDDIEAALAEYEQALFARSAQFAAESDKNHQLIFGDNAPAGLLDLLTDQEPTE; encoded by the coding sequence ATGACCACTCCCGTCACGATCATCGGCGCCGGGCTCGGCGGCCTGACCCTCGCCCGGGTCCTGCACCTGCACGGCATCCCCGCGACCATCTACGAAGCCGAGACATCGGCGGACGCCCGCACGCAGGGCGGCCAGCTCGACATCCACGAGTACAACGGGCAGCTCGCCCTCGAAGCGGCCGGCCTCACCGACGAGTTCCGCGCGATCATCCACGAAGGCGGCGAGGCCCTGCGCGTGCTCGACCAGCACGGCGCGGTTCTGCTCGACCAGCCCGACGACGGCACGGGCGGGCGCCCCGAGGTGCTCCGCGGAGACCTGCGTCGGATCCTGATCAACTCGCTGCCCGGCGAGATGATCCAGTGGGGACACAGAGTCAGCAGTGTCCGCCCCCTCGGAGACGGAAGGCACGAGCTGACGTTCGCCGACGGGCCGACCGTGACGACCGGCCTCCTCGTCGGCGCGGACGGCGCCTGGTCGAGGGTCCGGCCGCTGCTCTCCGACGCGAAGCCCGAGTACGTCGGCACGTCGTTCATCGAGACCTACCTGTACGACGCCGACCGGCGCCACCCCGCGGCGGCCAAGGCCACCGGCGACGGTTCCCTGTTCGCCGTCACGACTGGCAAGGGGATCCTCGGCCATCGAGAGGCCGACGCCGTTCTTCACACCTACGTCGCGCTCAACAAGCCGCAGGAATGGATCGCCGCCGTCCTCGCCAGTCCCGAAACGGCGGCGGCCCAGGTCGCGGCAGAATTCGCCGGATGGGCGCCTGAACTCACCGCACTCATCACTGACGGGGAGACCGCCCTCGCCCCGCGCCCGATCAGCGCCCTGCCGATCGGCCACCGCTGGGACCGCGTTCCCGGAGTGACGCTGCTGGGCGATGCCGCCCACCTCATGTCACCGTTCGCCGGGGAGGGCGCCAACCTCGCCATGCTCGACGGCGCCGAACTCGGCAAAGCCATCGCCGCACATCCCGACGACATCGAAGCCGCCCTTGCAGAGTACGAGCAGGCTCTCTTCGCCCGCAGTGCCCAGTTCGCCGCCGAATCCGACAAGAATCACCAGCTCATCTTCGGCGACAACGCCCCCGCCGGCCTGCTCGACCTGCTCACCGACCAGGAACCGACCGAGTGA
- a CDS encoding NADP-dependent oxidoreductase produces MRAAQFSRFGGPEVLEIVDLPDPRPGAGEIRIKVRAAGINASDWKKRQGLMDQELPQTLGYEAAGIVDEIGDDVSGVTVGDRVFGASPYGAAQAELAVLSYWAPIPNSLDYARSAAIPAAAETAARSLDQLGVTVGSTVLISGASGSVGSAAVQLAVERGARVIGTGSPGTHDALRSLGAEPVAYGDGMPERVRAIMPSGVDFALDVAGSGVLPELVELAGAPERVITVADFRGAQQTGIRFSRGDTGRATYALAQVAQMTETGRFSIQIGRTFPLTEVADAHRVGEAGTLRGKLVLLVD; encoded by the coding sequence ATGAGGGCAGCACAGTTCAGCCGGTTTGGCGGCCCGGAGGTTCTTGAGATCGTCGACCTCCCCGATCCCCGTCCCGGCGCCGGAGAGATACGGATCAAGGTCCGTGCCGCGGGGATCAACGCCAGCGACTGGAAAAAGCGTCAGGGCCTGATGGACCAGGAACTGCCACAGACCCTGGGCTACGAGGCTGCGGGCATCGTTGACGAGATCGGCGACGATGTCTCGGGTGTCACGGTTGGCGACCGGGTCTTCGGAGCCTCACCATACGGAGCCGCCCAAGCGGAGTTGGCCGTGCTGTCCTATTGGGCCCCGATCCCGAACTCGCTCGACTATGCGAGGTCTGCAGCGATCCCTGCGGCAGCCGAGACCGCAGCGCGCTCGCTCGACCAGCTTGGCGTCACGGTGGGCAGCACCGTGCTCATCAGCGGGGCATCGGGCAGCGTCGGGAGTGCCGCTGTCCAACTCGCCGTGGAGCGCGGCGCGCGCGTCATCGGCACGGGTAGTCCAGGCACGCACGATGCCCTCCGCTCGCTCGGGGCTGAGCCGGTGGCATACGGCGACGGGATGCCGGAACGAGTCCGGGCAATCATGCCGTCGGGTGTGGATTTCGCACTGGACGTCGCTGGCAGCGGCGTCCTTCCCGAACTCGTGGAGCTCGCGGGCGCGCCCGAGCGCGTGATCACGGTCGCCGACTTCCGGGGCGCGCAGCAGACGGGCATCCGCTTCAGCCGCGGCGACACCGGCCGCGCCACCTACGCGCTGGCCCAGGTAGCTCAGATGACTGAAACGGGACGATTCTCCATCCAGATCGGCCGGACCTTCCCCTTGACCGAGGTGGCCGACGCGCACCGCGTCGGCGAAGCCGGGACTCTGCGCGGCAAACTCGTGCTGCTCGTGGACTGA
- a CDS encoding S8 family serine peptidase, which produces MNTTVVGTSQAAAHGAGLAAYLLSASKDLTPATVGKAITTLAVPRPPARSASGQPNLLAFNRLIAFEGVAGD; this is translated from the coding sequence GTGAACACAACGGTCGTCGGCACCTCGCAGGCCGCGGCACACGGGGCGGGACTCGCCGCCTACCTGCTCTCCGCGTCGAAGGATCTGACCCCCGCGACCGTCGGAAAGGCCATCACCACTCTGGCTGTCCCCCGACCGCCTGCTCGATCTGCCAGTGGGCAGCCGAACCTGCTGGCGTTCAACAGGCTCATCGCATTTGAGGGTGTAGCCGGTGACTGA
- a CDS encoding DUF3291 domain-containing protein, which yields MPHLALYTFGVLKSPLADPGPLTREFYEIGEAVYRKISQHPGYLARAEAADGDRGELFDADWGAWGEFAVPTWYGKGHTVETTALAATLSLWTDLRPAFDAVYTGLHRAALNRRYDWFERTGRPNYVSWWVSDGVIPTWRDGVSRLEHLHDHGAAPHAFTFHDSFAPDGTPTRIKGIGPKSDQVR from the coding sequence ATGCCCCATCTTGCTCTGTACACATTCGGCGTCCTGAAGTCACCTCTCGCCGATCCCGGACCTCTCACGCGCGAGTTCTACGAGATTGGTGAGGCCGTCTACCGGAAGATCAGTCAGCACCCCGGATACCTCGCGCGTGCTGAAGCGGCAGACGGTGACCGGGGCGAGCTCTTCGACGCGGACTGGGGTGCATGGGGAGAGTTCGCCGTACCGACCTGGTACGGCAAGGGCCATACGGTGGAAACCACCGCCCTGGCCGCGACCCTCTCACTCTGGACCGACCTGCGCCCCGCCTTCGACGCCGTCTACACCGGTCTGCACCGTGCGGCGCTGAACAGGCGTTACGACTGGTTCGAGAGGACAGGGCGCCCAAATTACGTGTCCTGGTGGGTCTCCGACGGCGTGATACCCACCTGGCGGGACGGGGTTTCCAGGCTGGAGCACCTCCACGACCACGGCGCCGCGCCGCACGCCTTCACCTTCCACGACTCGTTCGCCCCGGACGGAACTCCGACCAGGATCAAAGGCATCGGGCCGAAGAGCGACCAGGTTCGCTGA
- a CDS encoding nitrilase-related carbon-nitrogen hydrolase yields the protein MLGTGSMLFAVGGRWDIAAAAWIFPVLLLRFSRLSPVWSGALWVWLAHGAAAVFWVGESEIGFNPMVLVGAIGIAALQTLPFLADRLFVGRLRPWMAALTFPAGVGATEFLITLLSPFGTAYGSLAVTQYGDLPLLQVVSITGLYGIGFLVAWFAGTVNGILDRAGGWRSGVLCVAVLLTVVLGGGARLALTSTVGPTVRVAAVSPDQAVADAQHAALGRIPGGRAGVATAPAADVEPAMTAVENDLLASTRREAAAGAKIVIWPEEAVRTQESNEAAVIAAARDQARRSGIYLEIGLGVYSSVGPAYGRDEAVFIDPHGDVLWTYQKAHPIPGSEKFRPGDGRVPVADTPYGRIANVICYDADFPAMMRTRADIMLVPAHDWKAYGSAHTRKASLRAIEDGYSLVRQDSEGVSAAFDNNGHVLATTDYFTTDQQTMVAYVPTRGVTTIYDRIGDTFAWLCLATLAALAATALTRTRRPTGHGPGTAGAATGNRSLEAEGRAEQM from the coding sequence GTGCTGGGCACCGGGTCGATGCTGTTCGCGGTGGGCGGGCGCTGGGACATCGCGGCCGCGGCCTGGATCTTCCCGGTGCTCCTGCTGCGCTTCTCCCGCCTCAGCCCCGTGTGGTCCGGGGCGCTGTGGGTCTGGCTGGCCCACGGCGCCGCCGCGGTCTTCTGGGTTGGGGAGTCGGAGATCGGCTTCAACCCGATGGTCCTGGTGGGCGCGATCGGTATCGCCGCCTTGCAGACGCTGCCGTTCCTGGCCGACAGACTGTTCGTCGGTCGGTTGCGTCCGTGGATGGCTGCTCTGACCTTTCCCGCGGGCGTCGGCGCCACCGAGTTCCTGATCACGTTGCTGTCGCCGTTCGGCACGGCCTACGGTTCCCTGGCGGTCACCCAGTACGGCGATCTTCCGCTCCTGCAGGTCGTCTCGATCACGGGCCTGTACGGCATCGGCTTCCTGGTCGCCTGGTTCGCCGGCACCGTCAACGGGATCCTGGATCGGGCCGGCGGGTGGCGAAGCGGCGTGCTCTGTGTGGCCGTGCTGCTGACCGTAGTCCTCGGCGGCGGCGCGCGCCTCGCCCTCACGTCAACAGTGGGCCCGACCGTACGGGTTGCCGCAGTCAGCCCCGACCAGGCCGTGGCCGACGCGCAGCACGCGGCGCTCGGACGGATCCCGGGCGGCCGCGCGGGCGTCGCCACCGCGCCCGCGGCGGACGTGGAACCTGCCATGACCGCCGTGGAGAACGACCTGCTGGCCTCCACCCGGCGTGAGGCCGCAGCCGGAGCGAAGATCGTGATCTGGCCCGAGGAGGCCGTCAGGACGCAGGAGTCCAACGAGGCCGCAGTCATCGCGGCGGCGCGGGATCAAGCCCGCCGGTCGGGCATCTACCTGGAGATCGGACTCGGCGTCTACAGCTCGGTTGGACCTGCCTACGGCCGGGACGAGGCGGTCTTCATCGACCCCCACGGGGACGTGCTCTGGACCTACCAGAAAGCCCATCCCATTCCCGGCTCGGAGAAGTTCCGGCCCGGCGACGGCCGCGTGCCCGTTGCGGACACTCCCTACGGCCGCATCGCCAATGTCATCTGCTACGACGCGGACTTCCCCGCCATGATGCGGACCCGCGCGGACATCATGCTCGTGCCCGCCCACGACTGGAAGGCGTACGGGAGCGCGCACACCCGGAAGGCGAGCCTGCGCGCCATCGAGGACGGCTACTCGCTGGTCCGCCAGGACTCGGAGGGCGTCTCGGCGGCCTTCGACAACAACGGCCACGTCCTCGCCACCACCGACTACTTCACAACCGATCAGCAGACCATGGTGGCGTACGTTCCCACGCGCGGCGTCACCACGATCTACGACCGCATCGGCGACACCTTCGCCTGGCTGTGCCTGGCCACCCTCGCCGCACTGGCCGCCACCGCCCTGACTCGTACGCGGCGGCCCACCGGTCACGGCCCGGGGACCGCCGGCGCCGCCACCGGCAACCGCAGCCTGGAGGCCGAGGGCCGCGCCGAGCAGATGTAG